DNA from Sulfurimonas gotlandica GD1:
AATGAAACTTGCAGTAGGTATTTTTGTAATTTCACTTTTCATAACTATAATCACATTTCTTTACCTTGTCCTTGAAGATAAAGGAACATTTAACAAAAGATATAACTATCACTTCACAACAGATAGTGCTTCATTTTTCAGTGTTGGAATGCCTTTGAAATTTTCCGGTTTTGATATTGGTGTTATTGATAATATTTCACTAAACGATGACGGCACAGTTTACATGACCTTTTCAGTAGATGAGCACAATAGAAGATGGATGACTGATGGAACAGTTTTAATGATCATAAAACCGCTTATAGGTTCGGCTCACATCGAAGTCTACTCCGTAATTGACAATGAAGTACTTGAAGCTGATGCAGAACTGCAGATGCTTCAAAATGATGATATTAACGATATGATTTCTAAGCTTGAACCTGCCGTAAATAAAATCATTAGCATTATAAATAATATAGATGCCATTACTGCTTATATTGCAAAAGACGATTCAGACCTCATGCTAACTTTGCAAAATATCAAAAAATTTACAGCTGATTTATCAAATAGCGATTCACTTCTAACCAGCATTACAGGGGACAAGAAATCTACACAAAGTATAATAGCTTCACTGAACAAAACTACAGAGATAATGAAAGAACTTCAGAAGATAAGTAAAGATATCAGTAAAACAACATCTACTCTTGATTCAAGTATTGTTACACCTGCCTCTTCAGCCATAAAAGAGCTTGATAAAATCATGAAAGATGTTAAACAAAAACTTGACGCTTTAGATGGCACCGTTAAGGCTGTTGGAACTTATGATAAAGACTTAGTTGATTTAAAAGAACAGATATCTGTAAGTGTTCAAAAATCTAATCAGATTATGGACAAGGTAGATGCTCTGATGCAAGATGAACAAAAGCAGGAGGTAACTCTACCATGATAAGAATAACTATTTTATCTCTTAGTTTACTGTTTTTATCTGCTTGTTCATTTAAGTCTCCACCAAACCAGTGGCAGTACAAAAGTACAGCTGCATTTGACTCTTATACAAAGAACTTTCTAAGCTCAAACGATTCGTTAGCAAGAAATGATTTAAATAGGGCCATAGAGCATGCGAAACAAAGCGCAGACTTAACAATGCTTGCTCGTGTATACTTAGGAAAATGTGCTCTGAATATCAGCGTTGGCGTAAAAGACAGTTGCCAAGAGTATCAGAATATTTCTACTCTTGTAGATGATAAATCACTATATGCTTACTATAGTTTTATTACACTTATGCCAAATGCTTCGCTAGTAGATCTAAATGCTCAATATAAAGATTTTGCATTGCATCTGAATAAAAAAGATTTTACTAAAGCCAATAATGAACTATTGAAAATCTCTAAACATACTTCTAAACTTTTGTGTGCTTCGCTAATGAAAGAAAAACTTAGTAACACAACAAGAGATGAAATGATAAAAACAGCATCTTTTTACGGCTATAAAAAAAGTGTACTCTTTTGGTTAAATGAACTAAAAACAAATACAACAGATGAAGAGACACGTAAAAATATATCTAAAAAAATGTTTATATTGGAATCAAAGGATGAAAAATAATCAATCCCAAGGAGAATGGGATTGAAGCATGGGCTTAGAGTCAAGTTAAGACCATACATGGAGAATCGTAAAAGTATTATATATCTTAATAGTTACTAAAGTGTTAACAAAGTCTTATCTCTTTTTAGATAACATTGCTTATATTAAAAAAAAGCAAAAAAATCTTTAAAGAAAAAACAATAATTGAGGAAATAAATATGATTAAATGTAATTCACTAGAAGAAGTTAGAACAGAAATAGACATGCTAGACGATAAAATCGTAGAGTTAATATCAGAGCGTAGCCATTTGATTCGTCAGGCTGCTGCATTTAAAGAGAGTGTTGATGAAGTTAAAGCAGAAGATCGTATAGATTTTATATTGCAAAAAGTTCGTCACAAGGCAATACAATTAGATGTATCTCCAAATATGATTTCTGATCTTTTCACTATTATGATTAATGAAATGGTAGAAACAGAAATATCAGAATTTAGAAATAAACAAACATTTTAAAGATTAGCATGAAATACCTTTTATTACTTAGCTTAGGCTTTTTCACACTTCTTGCATCTGATGCTTTTATAACTCCAAGCGAGCTTAAAAACTCACTTAAAGATAAAAACATCATTATCATCGATGTAGCTGATGACACTATATATAAGACTAGTCACATCAAAGGAGCAATTAACTCTGATGTAACTAAGTTTATAAATCAAGATCCTCAAAATATATACTCTCTTATGAACTCACCAGAAATAATCCAAAAGGAATTAAGATTACTTGGGATTAATCAAGACTCAAAAGTAATTATATATTCTCACAATACAAATAAAGGTGTACTACATTCTAGCTATTTAGCGTTTATACTGCTTTTTAGTGGCTTTGACAATATAACTATCTTAGATGGTGGCTACATGGCTTGGATATTTGAACATGAACTACTAACATCTTCAATAGTTCCAGATGCTAAAGATATTGGAAATATCGTTGTAAAACCAAATAAATATCTTTTAGTATCTCGTGACAAAGTGCAAGATAATCTTGCTTCAACTTTAATGCTGGATGCAAGATCTTCTCAAATGTACTATGGGACTGAGCGCTCTGAAAAAGTTGCTTCTATCGGTCATATTTCATATTCTAAAAGTAGTTTTTATAAAGATAAGTTTTTAAGAGATGGTCTTTTAAGAGATCAAAGTGAGTTAGATGAGATTTATATATATGGATATGGGCTTAAAAGCAGTGATCATGTAATAGTTTATGCTGATAATGCTTTAAATGCAAGTATGGAGTTTTATATATTGTATAAACATATGGGATTTAAAAATACAAAATTATATGAAGCTTCTCTTTTAGAGTGGGGAAATGCTTTGAATTTACCTATGACAAGGTTTAAGTGGGAGTAGAGGTTTGTCGGCATCTAATGCCAAAACCTCTTCTCTTTATTTGTAACGATATGTGATACGTCCCTTATCAAGACTATATGGTGTTAGCTCTAATTTAACTTTATCACCTGGAAGTATTTTAATATAGTGCATACGCATTTTTCCTGCAATATGACATAAAATAATATGTCCATTTTCTAATTCAACACGAAATGTTGCGTTTGGCAAAGCCTCTATAATCTTGCCATCTACTTCGATAACATCTGATTTAGCCATTTTAATCCTTCTTCTTCTCTAAGCTTGAGATAAAATTTCAGCTTTACCGTTGATAACTGCAACAGTATGCTCATAGTGTGAACCGCGTAAATTATCGGCACTAACAACATCCCACTTATTTTCTAAAATAATTGGTTTAGACTCTTTTTGACAAATCATTGGTTCAAGACAAAAAACCATTCCGTTTTTTATTTTTGGTCCTGATTTTGGATCTTTGCCATCAAGGTAATTTGGTATTTCAGGCTCTTCATGAGGCTTCTTACCAATTCCATGTCCACAAAAATTGTGCAGAGGAACAAAACCTCTACCTATAATAAACTCTTCCATAATAAGAGATAACTCTTTAAATCTCATTCCCTCTTTTATCTCGCCAATAGCATGATATAAAGTATCTTTAGCACACGCTATTAACTCTTCATCTAGCTTTTGAACTTGACCTACAGGAACTGTGATTGCAGCATCTCCAAACCAACCATCAAGCTCAGTCCCAATATCATAACCAATCACATCACCCTCTTGGAGCTTGTAATCTGTTGGTATACCATGGATAATAACTTGATTAAGTGAAGTACATACTGCATTAGGAAAGCCGTAGAGACCTTTAAAAGATGGCTTAGCACCATGAGAGCGGATATAATCCTCAGCCATAGCATCTAGTTCTTTTAAAGAAATCCCTACTTTTGTATTTTGAGCAAGAAGGTCTAACGCACCACCAACAATTTTGTTAGCAGCACGCAGTTTCTCAATTTCTTGAGGTTTTCTAAGCGCAATGGCCATTATTTATAAACCAACAGCACTTAGTGTCTCATATTTACTCATGTAAACTTGAGCCTCAATTTTTCTCATAGTATCTAGAGCAACTTGAACAACGATCAGAACCGCTGTTCCACCAAAGAAGAAAGGTACACCCATCCCCTTGATAATCATAAATGGCAAAGTCGCAACAAGACCAAGATATAAAGCACCTGTAAAAGTTAATCTACTTGCAGTTTCATTTAAAAACTCCATTGTAGCATTACCAGTACGGATACCTGGGATAAATCCACCTTGTCTTTTTAGATTATCAGCAATATCTTTTGCGTTAAATGTAATCGAAGCATAAAAGAATGCAAAGAAAACAACAAAAGCAAATGTTAAAAAGTTAAAAAAGTAACTATTCGGATTTAACAAGTCAGCGATTCCCTGAATAGTAGGGTTAGTACTACTTGATAAAACTGTCATTGGAAACATTAAGATCGCAGAAGCGAAAATTACTGGAATAACACCAGCTAAGTTAACTTTGATAGGAATATAGTTCATTACTCTTTTGTTTTGATTTTGCATCATAACTTTTTTAGCGTATGTAACAGGCACACGACGCTCACCAAGTTCAACGTAAATAATAATTGCGACAGTACTTAATATAAGAGCAAGAATAGCAATTACAGTTAAGAAACTCATAGCACCCGTATTTACCATTGTAATAGTTTGACCTATTGCACCTGGAATAGCAGAAACGATACCAGCAAAGATAATAAGAGAGATACCATTACCAATACCACTCTGAGTAATCTGCTCACCAATCCACATTAGTAACATAGTTCCAGCTAGCATTGAAACTGCAGAAAGTATGATAAATGTATTGTGATCAGCCAAAATTGCACTATTGCCATTTGGACCAGTTAAACTTTGAAGTCCTACACTAATACCGATTGCTTGAATAATAGTTATTACAATAGTCGCATAACGAATAATTTGCATATACTTAACCATACCGTCACGTTCTTTTTTCATTTGACCTAAAGGAGCGAAAGTAGCAGCTAGTAGTTCCATGATGATTGAAGCAGTGATGTAAGGCATAATACCAAGAGCGATAATAGACATTCTCTCAACAGCATTTCCACTAAACATATTAAATAAACCTAGTGCATCGGCTTGGTGTGAATCGAAGAATGAAGCAATAACAGCAGTATCTACGCCTGGTACTGGCACATAAGCCAGTAGGCGGTAGATGAATAAAAACCCGATAGTAATAAGTATCTTATTAACTAGATTTTTATTCACGACTATTTACCTGTTGTAGTAACGTTGTCGTCTTTAATTTTTGATGCTAGATCTTTAGCAGATGCACCAACTAATTTAATTTTAGAAACAGAAG
Protein-coding regions in this window:
- the secY gene encoding preprotein translocase subunit SecY produces the protein MNKNLVNKILITIGFLFIYRLLAYVPVPGVDTAVIASFFDSHQADALGLFNMFSGNAVERMSIIALGIMPYITASIIMELLAATFAPLGQMKKERDGMVKYMQIIRYATIVITIIQAIGISVGLQSLTGPNGNSAILADHNTFIILSAVSMLAGTMLLMWIGEQITQSGIGNGISLIIFAGIVSAIPGAIGQTITMVNTGAMSFLTVIAILALILSTVAIIIYVELGERRVPVTYAKKVMMQNQNKRVMNYIPIKVNLAGVIPVIFASAILMFPMTVLSSSTNPTIQGIADLLNPNSYFFNFLTFAFVVFFAFFYASITFNAKDIADNLKRQGGFIPGIRTGNATMEFLNETASRLTFTGALYLGLVATLPFMIIKGMGVPFFFGGTAVLIVVQVALDTMRKIEAQVYMSKYETLSAVGL
- a CDS encoding chorismate mutase; amino-acid sequence: MIKCNSLEEVRTEIDMLDDKIVELISERSHLIRQAAAFKESVDEVKAEDRIDFILQKVRHKAIQLDVSPNMISDLFTIMINEMVETEISEFRNKQTF
- a CDS encoding MlaD family protein, encoding MQYSKMKLAVGIFVISLFITIITFLYLVLEDKGTFNKRYNYHFTTDSASFFSVGMPLKFSGFDIGVIDNISLNDDGTVYMTFSVDEHNRRWMTDGTVLMIIKPLIGSAHIEVYSVIDNEVLEADAELQMLQNDDINDMISKLEPAVNKIISIINNIDAITAYIAKDDSDLMLTLQNIKKFTADLSNSDSLLTSITGDKKSTQSIIASLNKTTEIMKELQKISKDISKTTSTLDSSIVTPASSAIKELDKIMKDVKQKLDALDGTVKAVGTYDKDLVDLKEQISVSVQKSNQIMDKVDALMQDEQKQEVTLP
- a CDS encoding sulfurtransferase is translated as MKYLLLLSLGFFTLLASDAFITPSELKNSLKDKNIIIIDVADDTIYKTSHIKGAINSDVTKFINQDPQNIYSLMNSPEIIQKELRLLGINQDSKVIIYSHNTNKGVLHSSYLAFILLFSGFDNITILDGGYMAWIFEHELLTSSIVPDAKDIGNIVVKPNKYLLVSRDKVQDNLASTLMLDARSSQMYYGTERSEKVASIGHISYSKSSFYKDKFLRDGLLRDQSELDEIYIYGYGLKSSDHVIVYADNALNASMEFYILYKHMGFKNTKLYEASLLEWGNALNLPMTRFKWE
- the map gene encoding type I methionyl aminopeptidase encodes the protein MAIALRKPQEIEKLRAANKIVGGALDLLAQNTKVGISLKELDAMAEDYIRSHGAKPSFKGLYGFPNAVCTSLNQVIIHGIPTDYKLQEGDVIGYDIGTELDGWFGDAAITVPVGQVQKLDEELIACAKDTLYHAIGEIKEGMRFKELSLIMEEFIIGRGFVPLHNFCGHGIGKKPHEEPEIPNYLDGKDPKSGPKIKNGMVFCLEPMICQKESKPIILENKWDVVSADNLRGSHYEHTVAVINGKAEILSQA
- the infA gene encoding translation initiation factor IF-1; its protein translation is MAKSDVIEVDGKIIEALPNATFRVELENGHIILCHIAGKMRMHYIKILPGDKVKLELTPYSLDKGRITYRYK